In the Marinobacter sp. Arc7-DN-1 genome, CTGAAGCTGGCGTCCATGGGTGACACCCAGTACAAGGGTTTCTTTTCCGCGGACGCTGGTGCCGTTGCGGTTTCGGAGGCCAGCCAATAGGCCGCCCCGGCCCCGGCAATGCCACCAAGCAGTATAAAGCCCAGCGGGCGAACAAAATTAGCCATGATGGTCAGTCCTGATAGCGAGTCTGTGAAAGTGAAGGTACTTCGGAAGAGCCTGAGGTCAGGTAACGGAAACTGGCGAAGTTCCGGGCCCGCTCCGCGGTCATCCCGATCAGCTCAATCTTGGCGTTGAGATCGTCGATCCGCGCACGTACGGCTTCGGCGAAATCGCCGTCGTCGTTGTTATAGGCGGTCAGTGCGGCCTCGGCCTGCTCTTCCATTTGCGGCAGCAAGAACTGCTGGTATATCCCGATGCGGTCATCAAGTCGTTTAACCCGGGCAAGGGCTGAACGGGCCCTTGCCTGAATCACGCGAAGCTGCAAAACTCGCTCTGTCTTTTCTGCTTCGAGCCGGGCCGCTGAGGCGTTCAGCTTCCGGTCCTGGAGATTGCCGGTAAACAGCGGGAGATCAAAACCAATCCCCACGGAGAAGAGATCCGCCCGGTCCTGCCCGCCGGGCACGCGATCCCGGTAGCCATATTGCGCAGAAACCGTCCATTCGGGCTTGTAAGCCTCGCGGGCAAGATCCACATCAATGGCCCGGGCCTTGATCTGCTGGTCCGTGGAACGGATCAGGGGGTGACGGATAAGGGTGCCCGCACTGGTTTCCGACCAGCCGTCCCGAAGCGCTGTCAGCAGTTCGGGGGGCACCGTTTCGGTTACCTCCAGCGAGGCATTTTTCGACCCGATCCACTCACCCAGAGCTTCCTGACTTGATTGCAGCTTCAGCCTCAGGTCGGTCAGCCGGTCATCCAGGCGCGTAAGCTCCAGGGTGCCCCGGACAACGTCCTGCTGCCGTGAGATCATGGTGGCGGTTATGTAACCCGCCTCGGCTACGTCGGACAGCTGCTCGAAAAGATCCCTGTTATCCTCAATCAGACCGATGCTCTGTTGTGCCTCCCACACATCAAGCCAGAGGCGGGTCACCGTTTCCACCACCCTGGCGCGCCGGTTCTCCCTCTGAAAAGGTTGCTCCTGCGCCAGCTCTTCTTTCCTGTCCTGCGACAACTGCAGGCTGTCGCCGCGCGGAATCCGCTGCGAGATTCCGACCGTGGCCTGGGTCATCGCTTCCTGCCCGGTGTCGAACGTGTCCACGGGCAGATTCGCGGCGCCAAGTGACAGCCGAGGGTCGGGCAGGGCCCCCTCGGCAATGGACTCCTCCAGTAATGCTTGCTGTATCTGGGCACTCTGGCGAAGCCATGGATCGTATTCAATGGCGGCATCAATCACATTCGCCAGTTGAAGTCTGGGCTCCGCCCAACCGGGCAGGCTGGTCAAAACCAACGCCCCGAAGATGGCGGATCTGAAATAGCGAGCAGGAATAGCCAAGGGTAGGTCTCCACAGAAGTCTGTTAATCTGTTCAGGTACGCGATGCTAAATCTCAAACCTGAACTCTAACTGAACTTACCTGGGTTTTCAGGATATTTTGATCTGGCTCAATTTGTGTTTCATGTGATAAAAACCGAGAGAATCTTTGGTTTTTCATTAACTATCCAGAATCACTCCGAAAACTGATGCTTTAAAAAACTCATCAGACAGGATCGGCAATTATTTTCTGAATATAAAGCCTTTACCACCAGCCCAACAATGTGAAATACCTGAGGGTCTCAGTGGTATAGCACATAAAGACGAGCAAGCACATTTCAGCGCATAAAAAAGCCGCAGAGGCTTCTGCGGCAAGGACAAACCTGAGATAACACAAAGGACAATCGTGTCAGGTACGATGACTGCCCCATGTACTGCAAAGTAAAACACAATACCCTGAAACAAACCTGAATTTCTGACACCTCTTAAAAAAAAGATGACCGTCGAGTGGCCTATACACTAAATAACTGCCCATTAAACCGCCACACGATTCATTTGCTGAAATGTACATATAAAGGAACGCCTGGGTAGAGTGATACTTCTTTGATTGTGGGCGCCAAAATACGACCAGACAGAATATTCAGAAGTACCATTGCATCTCCACCAATCCCAGAGGCTCAAGCATTCCGTACTCGCTGGTGTCGTTACCACCAAACCATTGGGCTCCGGCTGTGAGATAGATTTCCTGGCTGAAGGGAAGCGTCCAGGTGGACCGGGGATAGAGTACCCAGCTTGCATCATCAACATTGCGAATGGCCACTACCCGATACTGCCAAAACGGGTTGATATCCTGCCATGCGAGCAACCCGGTATAATGGCGCCCGGCATAGAGCGGATCTGTGGACAGCAGGTTTCCAAGGCCAGAGTTTCCCGGCGGTACGGGCCGGCCGTTGTAGAAATATTCCAGTGCCAGGTTGAACCCATTGCGAAACGACCAATTCAGATCCGCCACTCCCTGCCAGTAGCTGTCGCTGGCGTCCGGGTCGCTCCAGACGAATTCCGTGCGCCAACCGGTGCCGATCACCGAGCCACTGCCGTCAAAGCCTATCCTGGTGACATCGGCAAACTCACCTGCCATCAGCCCGGCATCTACACCACCAATATAGCGCTTGACCCGGGCTGCCGTACTGGCCTCGCCGTCATTGTGTTGCGGGGCATGGACAGCGCTGATGCGTCCTAAGGCTCCCCAGGGTTTGTCCCAGAGAATGGCGTCCACACCCACCCGTTCATCCGGCTCCAGTTGCAAGGGGCTGACAGGATTGAGGATGTCCATCGGGTTCCAGATCAGGGCCGTGGACCAGTTCACCTGCTGGCGCCCGAAGCGGAAATCACCGGCCGGCGACCGCCACTGCACCGTGCCACGATAGAACTGGTGGCGCGCCAGCAATGTCCCCGACTCGTGAATATCCCCCTGCAGATCCCAGTAGCGAGGTTCCGGGGCATCCCGGAGCAAGGCGAACTCCGGGCTGTCCAGAAAACTGCCCGAAACCAGTTCCAGGTCGTAGGCCGCGTCCACAATCCAGTCCTGATATCGATATCGGGGGTTCAGACGCAGGCGGGTAAGGTTCGAAACGTAGCGATCACCGTCGATCAACGAGCGCGAGCCGACGCTGAGATTCTTCAGCGATCCGGACTGGCTGAACCCGGCCTCAACACCTGAAGCCAGCATCAGGCAGACCAGCCCTGACGCCACTTGCCAGTGCCTAGCCATGATGAATGGCCTCGACCGGGTCCAGCCGCGCCGCCCGCCATGCCGGATACAGCGCCACCGTCACCGAACAGAGAAACAGCAGCAGGCTGGGCAGCCAGACATGATCAAACATCAGCACCGGATAGACCCGGTCGGTAATGCCCGGAATGGTTTCCAGCGCCCCGCTGATCGAGGACAGGTCAATGCCGGCCTGGTTCAGCCAGTAGACCAGCGCACCGCCCGCCAGGGTTCCGGCCACCATGCCCAGTACCGCCAGAAAGAACGCCTCGAACACAATCGTCAGCAGCAACTGGACACCTCGGGTTCCCAGTGCCAGCATGACGCCCAGTTCCCGGGTCCGCTCCATCACCGACATCACCATGGTATTCATGACCCCGATGGCCACCACGACAAAGACCACCGACAGGATGAGATAAAAATCCACCTGGCTCATTTCCACCATCTGGACCACCACCGGCAGCAGGGTTTCCCAGTCCTGGGCCACCAGTCCGTCCCCGCTCAGCGACTTGTTCAGGGTGCGCGCCAGCGCGGCGCTCCCGGCGCGGTCCGACAGCCGCAGCGCGATCCGCGAGGCTTCGTCCCCCTGCAGGCTGCCCAGGCGACGGGCGGCCTCGATATCGATAAACGCATACTCACTGTCGAACAGGTCACTTCCGGTACGGTAGATACCGCGAATCGCCTGAGCCCCGGAGGCCAGGTCGCCGCCGGCCTGTTGTACCGTGATGACCAGTTTGTCGCCCAGCCG is a window encoding:
- a CDS encoding TolC family protein; this encodes MAIPARYFRSAIFGALVLTSLPGWAEPRLQLANVIDAAIEYDPWLRQSAQIQQALLEESIAEGALPDPRLSLGAANLPVDTFDTGQEAMTQATVGISQRIPRGDSLQLSQDRKEELAQEQPFQRENRRARVVETVTRLWLDVWEAQQSIGLIEDNRDLFEQLSDVAEAGYITATMISRQQDVVRGTLELTRLDDRLTDLRLKLQSSQEALGEWIGSKNASLEVTETVPPELLTALRDGWSETSAGTLIRHPLIRSTDQQIKARAIDVDLAREAYKPEWTVSAQYGYRDRVPGGQDRADLFSVGIGFDLPLFTGNLQDRKLNASAARLEAEKTERVLQLRVIQARARSALARVKRLDDRIGIYQQFLLPQMEEQAEAALTAYNNDDGDFAEAVRARIDDLNAKIELIGMTAERARNFASFRYLTSGSSEVPSLSQTRYQD